The Aquipuribacter hungaricus genome segment CCGCGTGGCGCGCCAGTCGATGACCGGGCCGCGGCGGACCTCGTGCCCGAGCATGATGTTCTCGGCGACGCTGAGGTTCTCGCAGAGGTTGACCTCCTGGTACACCGTGCTGATGCCGGCGGCCTGGGCCTGCGCGGGGCCCTTGAAGGTCATCTCCTGGCCGTGCACGCGGATGCTGCCCGAGTCCACCTGGTAGACGCCGGTCAGCGCCTTGATCATCGTGGACTTGCCGGCGCCGTTCTCCCCCATGAGGGAGTGGATCTCGCCGGCGCGCAGCGTGAGCGCCACGTCCTCCAGGGCCTTGACCCCGGGGAACGAGATCGTGATCCCGCTCATCTGCACCACGGGCACCGGGTCGGCCGCGGGGGCCGCGAGCGGTGCGTCGGACGTCGTCGTCATGTCTGCCTCCCGAGCGCCTGCTCCCAGGCCTCGTGATGTGGGACGGGGTGACCCCGGGGGCGGCAGCGCGGCCGCCGCCCCCGGGGTGATCAGGTCGGGCTCAGTACTCCCGGGTGGGGAGGGCCTCGATGGCGGCCTCCTGGTCGAACTCCTGGTCCTCGACCACGATGCGCTTCTCGACCTCCTCGCCGGCGACGACCGACTTGATGATCTCGGCCAGGTCCGGCCCGAGGAGCGGGTTGCACTCGACGATGTAGCTGATCTTGCCGTCGGCGAGCGCCTGCATGCCGTCCTTGACCGCGTCGATCGTCACGATCTTGATGTCCTCGCCCGGCACGAGACCGGCGGCCTCGATGGCCTCGATGGCGCCGAGGCCCATGTCGTCGTTGTGCGCGTACACGACGTCGATGTCGTCCTGGCTCTGGAGGAAGCCCTCCATGACCGTGCGGCCCTCGGAGCGGGTGAAGTTGCCCGTCTGGGAGGCGACGACCGTGACGTTGGGGTTGTCGGCGATCGCGCTCTCGAAGCCGGACTTCCGGTCGTTGGCCGGGGCCGAGCCCGTGGTGCCCTGCAGCTCCACGACGTTGATCGGCTCGGTGCCGAGCGTCTCGGAGACCCAGGTGCCGGCGCGCTCGCCCTCGAGGACGAAGTCGGAGCCGATGAACGAGACGTAGAGCGACTCGTCCGCCGTGTCGACCGCGCGGTCGGTGAGGACGACGGGGATCTCGGCGGCCTTGGCCTCCTCGAGCACGGCGTCCCAGCCGGTCTCGACGACCGGGGAGAAGGCGATGACGTCCACGCCCTGCGCGATGTAGCTGCGCAGCGCCTGGATCTGGTTCTCCTGCTTCTGCTGCGCGTCGGAGAAGCTGAGCTGGAAGCCGTTCTCCTCCGTCAGCGTGTCCTGGATGGACTTGGTGTTGGCCGCGCGCCAGCCGCTCTCGGCGCCGACCTGGGAGAAGCCGACGGTGATGGTGTCGCCGCCGCCCCCGCCCGCCGCGGCAGAGCCGCCGCCGGCCGCGGGCTCGGTGCTGCCACCGCCGCAGGCTGCCAGCGCGGTGGCCAGGGCCAGGACAGACGCGCCCGCCAGGACGGTCCGGCGGGTACGAGCACCCGTGATGCGTTCCATGCACTCCTCCTCGAGATGCGTCCCGGCGTCTGTGCCGGGTGCGCGGCCTGCTCAGGGCGAGCGGTCCGCGGGTCGTAGCGTGATGTTAGGGCTAACATTTGGTCTGTCGCCACCGTCTCGGGTAACGAAGCCGTAACGAGGACAGCTCGTCGACGAGAGGTCCGCGGGGGTGAGCGTACGACTCCGCAGCGCGTCCGCGGCAGGGCGCGCGGGGCGCTCCGCCGCCGTCTGGCGAGCCGGCTCCGAGCGTGTCCCGGACCGGCCCGCGCGAGGTCCCGGCGGACCTTCCGCCGACCGCGGGGCCGTGCAGCCCACGGGCGAGCCCGTGAGACCGGCCCCCACGGCAACCCGACCAGCACACGGCTGGGCGGTCGGCGTTGCGCTGGCGATGGAACAGCGGTGACGTGTGCTGCTGGGGTCGCCGCCCCCGGGCGCGGCGCCCGGGCCACTGGCAAGGACCGAACGGTCGTCGGACCTGTCCGCACGCAGCCGTTCGATCCCGGTCGGGAGCCCGGACCGGCGACCCGACCAGCACACGGCTGGGCGTCTGGGTCCGTTCTGGCGGTCGGACGACGGTGGCTTGTGCAGCCGGGGTGGCTGCCGGGCGCGTAGCCCCGGCCCCGATTGGGACCGAACGGTCGTCGGGCCTGTCCCACGGAGCCGTTCAGTCCCGGTCGCGGGCCGTCTCCCCACCCGGTGCCAGGCGCGGCGGGCGTCCGGCTCGGCTGGCATCCGGCTCGGCGGGCTCCCGGCTCGGCGGGTGTCAGGCCCGGCTCGCCGCCGGTGCTGCCGGGACACGTTGCAGGTCGCTGAACACCTGTTCAGGCTGCACACCTGTTCAGCATCAGTAGTTCGTCCCCGTGAGGGTCTGACGGGGCGCGGTGGGCGCCCGCGCGACCGCCGCCCCCGGGGTCAGAGGCCGGAGGTCACCACGAGCACCGCCGCGACGACGACGAGGCCCGTGAGACCCGCGAGCACGAGGCGGCCGTCGCGGTGGCGGGCGACGGGCTCGCTGAGCGCGCGGGAGCCGTGCCGGACGGCCCTCCCACCCGGACCCACCCGGGCCAGCACGGCCGCGAGCACGACGAGGGCGCTCTGCACGGGCGGCTGCCAGACCGCGGCCCGCGCCACCTCCCACGAGCCGGGGACCTGCAGGTCGAGCAGCACCCACGCGCCGGCCAGCAGCACGGGTGACACGAGGACCGCCGACACGAGCAGGTAGCCAAGGCTGGCCAGCAGCGCGCCGACCGCCCGGAAGGGGTAGGCGAGCGCGAGCCCCGTACGCGCCCCCGCGCCGAGCCGGCCCCCCGAGCGGGCGCGGCCCATGGCGGCGGCGACACGGGTCCACTGCACCGACCGGGCGAGCGTCACCCAGGCGAGCAGGAGGACGGCGCCCCCGAGAGGCGTGACCGCGGCCACCGAGGCGGCGACCAGCAGGCCGAGGACGGCGGTCCACGCCCGTCGGGGCAGGGAGCGGACCGGCGCGTCGCCCGGGCGACCGCCCTGGTCCGGCCGCCCGCCCTGGTCCGGTCGTCCGCCGTGGAACGGTCGCCCGCCCTGGTCCGGCCGCCCGCCCTGGTCCGTGCGGCCGCCCTGGTCCGTGCGGCCGACGACCGGGGTGGACCCGGCGCCGGCGCAGCCGCCCCGGTACGGCTCCGGGGTGCG includes the following:
- a CDS encoding ABC transporter substrate-binding protein; translated protein: MERITGARTRRTVLAGASVLALATALAACGGGSTEPAAGGGSAAAGGGGGDTITVGFSQVGAESGWRAANTKSIQDTLTEENGFQLSFSDAQQKQENQIQALRSYIAQGVDVIAFSPVVETGWDAVLEEAKAAEIPVVLTDRAVDTADESLYVSFIGSDFVLEGERAGTWVSETLGTEPINVVELQGTTGSAPANDRKSGFESAIADNPNVTVVASQTGNFTRSEGRTVMEGFLQSQDDIDVVYAHNDDMGLGAIEAIEAAGLVPGEDIKIVTIDAVKDGMQALADGKISYIVECNPLLGPDLAEIIKSVVAGEEVEKRIVVEDQEFDQEAAIEALPTREY